The window aggcacctgctacctttcaaagatgcatgatggctatattttctgatttttgtgaaaagatttgtgaggtattcatggatgacttctccgtctatggatcctcttttgatgattgtttgagcaaccttgatcgagttttgcaaagatgcgaagacactaatctcgtcctgaattgggaaaattgtcactttatggttaatgaaggcattgtcttggggcacaagatctccgagagaggtattgtagttgataaagccaaagttgatgctattgaaaagatgccatgtcccaaggacataaaaggtataagaagtttcctgggtcctgccggtttttataggaggttcattaaggacttttctaaaatctctaggcctctgactaatttattgcaaaaagatattccttttgtctttgatgatcattgtgtagaagcattcgaaacacttaagaaggctttgatcactgcacctattgttcagccacctgattggaatttaccttttgaaattatgtacgatgctagtgattatgctgtaggtgctgttctagggcaaagagttgataagaaattgaatgttatccattatgctagcaagactcttgatactgcccagggaaattatgctactactgaaaaagaattcttagcagttgtgtttgcatgtgataagtttagaccttatattgttgattccaaagttactattcacactgaacaTGTtgatattaaatatcttatggaaaagaaagatgctaagcctagactcattagatgggttctcttgctccaagaatttgacttacatattattgatagaaagggagctgagaaccccgttgcagacaacttgtctaggttagagaatgttcttgatgacccactgcctattaatgatagttttcctgatgaacaattagcggttgtcaatgcttctcgtactgctccttggtatgctgattatgctaattacattgttgctaaatatataccgcctagtttcacataccagcaaaagaaaaagttcttttatgatttaagacattacttctgggatgatccacacctttataaagaaggagtagatggtattattagacgttgtgtgcttgagcatgaacaggaacagatcctacgcaagtgtcactctgaatcctatggaggacaccacgctggagatagaactgcacacaaggtactacaatctggtttttattgtcctactcttTTCAaacatgctcgtaagtttgtcgtatcttgtgataaatgtcaaagaataggtaacgttagtagacgtcaagaaatgcctatgaattattctcttgttattgaaccatttgatgtttgggtctttgattatatgggacgttttcctgcctctaatggttcacatattttagttgctgttgattacgttactaagtgggtagaagctattccaactagtagtgctgatcataacacttctattaaaatgcttaaagaagttatttttccgaggtttggagtccctagatatcttatgactgatggtggttcacactttattcatggtgctttccgtaagatgcttgctaagtatgatgtcaatcatagaatcgcatctccttatcatccgcagtctagtggtcaagtagagttgagcaatagagagctcaaattaattttgcaaaagactgtgaatagatctagaaagaattggtccaaaaaacttgatgatgcattatgggcctatagaactgcatacaaaaatcctatgggtatgtctccatataagatggtttatggaaaagcatgtcatttacctcttgaacttgaacataaagcatattgggctattaaagagctcaattatgacttcaaacttgccggtgagaagaggttgtttgatattagctcacttgatgaatggagaacccaagcatatgagaatgccaagcttttcaaagaaaaagtcaaacactggcatgataagaggatacaaaagcgtgagtttaacgtaggagattatgtgttattgttcaactctcgtttaagattttttgcaggaaaacttctcttaaaatgggaaggtccctacgttatcgaggaggtctatcgttctggtgctataaaaatcaacaacttcgaaggcacaaacccgagggtggtaaatggccaaataattaaacattatatttcaggtaatcctatcaatgttgaaactaatattattgaaaccataacccctgaggaatatataagagacactttccagaacgttccagactccgaaaaggcataggtacatggtacggtaagtaaaccgaatccaaaacaactctaatggcaatttttatcagttttggattatttaaggattttaggaagaaagaagtagtccgaaaggggcacgaggctcccacgagagaggagggcgcccccctgtagggcgcgcccctgtctcgtgggcaccttgtgtgcctcccggactctgttttcttgtatgttacgtattttggtcggtaaaaattcattatatatactcccgaaggttttgaccaccgtatcacgcaaatatcctctgttgtcgtttcgagctgttcctgttgcagatttggaacaagatgtcttcccaagattcggagggagagagctacatggctgattatattgcaaacccaaaagtatatggggatgtggaacattatggctggaccacagaggaagaagaagactatgatccaaagaggaaggaggagacaagctctgatgaagaggacgatccactgcctcaacctggtgatatgcatgtggagttcaagaagtcaagcctccctaaggtccaatctatcccaccacgttttttgcaggacagcaaggcagcactatgcaaaaagataatgaaacttgagctcgagaatgaggatatgagggaggaaaattttagcctcagacgcaagctagagaagaaagtgcaacaactcctacttcaccacctccgaagaaataatcacatgggtatgggcactccccttggcaactgccaagcttgggggaggtgccccggtatcatatcaccatcacactcctatctttaccgctttatttagttcgatccttttagtagtatcttgatctattagtttgaagttgatatcaagtagttttgagttttgctttgtgatctctttatgtaatcgagttcgtgtgctatctataataaagattagtgttgagtcaagggctttgctatgttgctatgatcttgagaaagtagaaagaacaaaagagttcatattgatcttatggatagtgataacttcacacatagaaagtatgaggcatgaaaattgttgagagttgatgaacgtagccttggtcatcgttgcaattagtaggaagtaataagggaagaggggttcacatataaatatattatcttggacatcttttatgattgtgaagcactcattaagtatgacattctaaaagagttgacgttggacaaggaagacaacataatggtttatgttttctgacatcttagttaaagtatattgtcattgaccttccaaacatgttgagcttgcctttccccctcatgctagccaaattctttgcaccaagtagagatactacttgtgcttccaaatatcctcaaacccagttttgccatgagagtccaccatacctacctatggattgagtaagatccttcaagtaagttgtcatcggtgcaagcaataaaaattgctctctaaatatgtatgacttattagtgcagagaaaataagctttgtacgaacttgttgtggaagtaataaaagcgacggattgcataataaaggtccacatacaaggggcaatataaagtgatgttcttttgcattaagacttcgtgcatcaaccctaaacgctcatgacaacctctgcttccctctgcgaagggcctatcctttactttatgtttttactttatgcttgagtcaaggtgatactcacctttccctttttatttttatcctttggcaagctcctcatgtttgaaagattatgatacatatatccaattggatgtaagttggcataggctattatcgttgacatcacctaaaggtgaatatcttgggaggcaacacaataagcccctatatttctcagtgtccggccgaaactctataaccacaagtattgcgtgagtgttaacaattataggggactacgagatagttgagtatgtgagcttgttgaaaagctctattattgactctttctgatgttacgataaattgcaattgcttcagtgactgagattatagttcgttagttcccaatgaagtttttgaaccatacttgacattgtgaattgcttattacttgaacgtaagaaatcatatgacaaaatccatatatgttgttgttattagaatgatcatgatgccctcatgtccatattttatttttatcaacacctctatctctaaacatgtggtcatatttttcgatttcggcttccgcttgaggacaagcaaggtctaagcttgggagagttgatacgtccattttgcatcatgcttttatatcaatatttattgcattatgggctattaatacacattatatctcaaataCTTATGGctgttatctcttattttacaaggtttaccatgaagagggggaatgccgacagctggaattctggctggaaaaggagcaaacgttggaaacctattctgcacaactccaaaagacctgagactccacgaaacaacttttcagatttaataagaatttttgggcaaaagaaataggccaggggtcccacaccctgtctaggagacaggggggcgcccctccccatagggcgcgcccctatctcctgggccccctggtgggcttccggcgtccatcttctgctatatgaagggttttgtcctggaaaaaatcatgggcaagcttacgggatgaaactccgccgccacgaggcggaaccttggcgaaatcaatctagggctctggcgaagctgttctgccggggacacttccctccgggagggggaaatcatcaccaacgtcatcaccaatgatcctctcatcgagagggggtcaatctccatcaacatcttcaccaacacgatctcctctcaaaatcctagttcatctcttgtatccaatcttgtatccaaaccacaaattcgtacccgtgggttgctagtagtgttgattactccttgtagttggtgctatttggtttacttggtggaagatcatatgttcagatcctttatgcatatcattacccctctgattatgaacatgaatatgctttgtgagtagttacgtttgtttctgaggacatgggtgaagtcttgctattagtagtcatgtgaatttggtattcgttcgatattttgatgagatgtatgttgtctctcctctagtggtgttatgtgaacgtcgactacatgacacttcaccattatttgggcctagaggaaggcatggggaagtaataagtagatgatgggttgctagagtgacagaagcttaaaccctagtttatgcgttgcttcgttaggggttgatatggacccatatgtttaatgctgtggttaggtttaccttaatactcctttttgtagttgtggatgcttgcaataggggttaatcataagtgggatgcttgtccatgttagggcagtacccaagtgccggtccacccacatatcaaattatcaaaataccgaacgcgaatcttacgaacatgatgaaaactagcttgacgataattcccaatgtgtcctcaggagctctttcttcattattagagtttgtccaggcttattctttgctacataaaggattgggccaccttgctgcactttatttactttatttattttttgctcgttgctatttatcttatcacaaaactatctatcacctactatttcagtgcttgcagagaaaaccttactgaaaaccgctcatcatttccttctgctccttgttgggttcgacactcttacttatcgaaaggactacgatagatcccctatactactGGGTCATCAGCTTacaaggagatcctcgccactttttgctacctgccggagtatccaacatgccctaaggctatgggttggtgttgtgtCCGGAGTACTGTGGaacttacatggcccattgagccattcttccaatacggttccccgccctggggtgggctttggtttcttggggattggatcggccgacttacaagagttcgcccgtttagttcggacaaattttttggtgagagccggactatcccaaaattctgtttgggttttccaggcgctttccatcacacagtacttttgtactatggttgccaagtctgcaaagtgtactatgtcacggcgacttatagcattaaggattcctttgttcgtgcagtttttgcagaaaagtgagactatgtcctcctcgcggcagtccttaaccttgtttagcagaaggaggaatctggcccagtaaagaTGTACTGTCTCCTGGAGCTCTTgcctgatatgggagagacggtttaagtccgtgTGGGTGGAAAtagctgaatccggattctgatccgatctagtaCCCAAGGGCATGGGAGCTTCCGAGCCtgacagctcgggatccggggtgctgcccaatttctccggcccaatgcccgattctaagtccgggatccgggtcatgtcttccctcaggcgggtgtccggctcagggagATCGGTGATccagacataattcgtcctcaaaattgAGGGGTAATCCGTGTGCGGTTCCTCCActatcgctatctcatgggtggccggtgaggatttaatgtccctttggtcgggtttaagcccaatccggtcatggtccgtagcgactcccaaagcggcgatgtgatccaagagctcattaagggaggagagctccgtcgaatccatctgttcggcaagttctgaattgatgcgaaggttatgcgtgatgacccgagaggccatcgtcggggcgacagccgatggggcggccatgatgaagctgccaagtcggagagtttggcctacagccagcgctcccccaaaggtaatgttgtccttgacaacgagacgagccatcaagccttgcaacgatgacatagaggaactctcaatgaaagcaccaatgtcggtgtcaaaaccggcggatctcgggtagggggtcacgatctgtgtgtcttaggctgatggtaacaggaagcaagggacataatgtttacccaggttcgggccctctcgatggaggtaaaaccctacttcctgcttgattaatattgacgatatgagtagtacaagagtagatctaccacgagatcgtagaggctaaaccctagaagctagcctatgatgattatgattgtaattgtgatcggccttctaaggaccaacctctccggtttatatagacaccggagagggatagggtttacatggagtcggttacaaggaaggaaacacaatatccggatcgccaagcttgtcttccacgcaaaggagagtcccatccagacacgggacagagtcttgagtcttgtatcgtcacgcttcaatagtctggacgacgtatatagtccggctgtccggataccccctaatccaggactcgctcaccAGGTGCTTGAGTAGCACCATCATCAACATCACTTATGTGTTGCGCCATCACTTTCCCCGATCCCAGCAGGTACATGCGTTGTGCACCGCCATGCTGCACCACCATCCCTCTGCGTCAAGTCATTGTCCAAAGTTTGCATCTCTCCTTGAACTCAGCCATCGGTCTGAAGAGAGGAGCCCTCACGAAGACCTGATCACCGCAATCCGTTGTGAGTCCGCTGCCGTCGGCCGGAGTGGTTGCCATAAAGACCAAACACCGATGGCGGAAAACACCACCATTCCGCTACCACCTCGTCGAAGAGAGTTCTGTCCGGAGCCGACATGGACGGAGTGCCGGAGCAGGAGCACAGCTAGTTGATCAGAAGCGCACGGTTGTTGTCAGACTTAGCCTGGACGAAACAGACCCGCCTCCGAAGCCTAGTGGCGGAGTTAGGAATTAAAGATTAGGGGGCCAAATGACACATACTTTGGATTACAGGGCCAAACTACACTAGTGCATGTATTATTCTCTAAATTCTGCACTGTTCATTGCTACTATATTAGTACCAAATCAGTGATGTTGGGGGGCCAGGGCCTGCTGatcccctgtctccgccactgtcGAAGCCGCCGTCACAATGTCGGAACTGGGCCGGAGCGGACCACCGCGGCGAACACGTCCACCGTCACCACGCGCCAGATCTGGCTACCACGCCCAAGATGGATGAATAGTGAGCCGGCAGGTAGCACAAAGCCATCCATGACGATGCACAACATCCACTGCACCCAAAGCCAGGCCGCTcttctgcctgcctgcctgcctggcgctcGGTTCAGATCAAGAAAAACGCCACGATCGGTTCAGATCTTCGTCATTCTCATGAAAAGAAGTTGTGTGTCCCAAGCCTTTTACGCCTGCAATGTATCTTGTGTTGTCTGTTTGCAAGTTCCGTAGTGTCTCAGTTATATTGTCAGTTCGTTTTTGTACGTTGCGAAGACAAAGAGACATTGCACATTCATGATATGATGTGATTCCTCTAGCTAGAGTCGTGGCGGTGTTCATTTCAGGTCATCTCGAAATTGCGTGTCCAAGTTCATCTCACCCTTTCTTGTTTTGCTCCCGACAAGTCCCAGCTGGAAGTCACCAGGCGGTCCCACTCCCCGCCACCCCGATCCCGTATAGACACAAATCTCGTGCATAAAACCGCCACGATATCAGGCAGAACAGCAGCAAGGAGAGAATGGCGGGGATCCCGGTGATCGACCTGCTGCTCGCCCCGGCGGCGCCGGAGGAGGCTGCGCGGCTGCGGGACGCGGCCCAGCGCCTGGGCTGCTTCCGGGTGGCAGGCCACGGCGTGCCGCGCGCGCTCCAGGACGACATGAAGGCCGCCGTGCGCGCCCTCTTCGACCTGCCCGACGACGCCAAGCGCTGCAACGCCGACGTCATCTCCGGCAGCGGCTACGTCGCGCCAACCGCCACGAACCCGCTCTACGAGGCGTTCGGCCTCTACGACGCCGCCTCCCGCGCCGACGTCGACGCCTTCTGCGCCTCTCTCCACGCGCCACCGCACATCAGGTACGTGTACGTGTTCAGGTGACTTTCTTGCCGCTTCTTTCCTGTGTCATCTGCCCCGAGCCCGGAGGTTCTTCTTGTGCAGGGAGACCATCAGGAGATACGCGGAGAAGACGCACGAGCTAATCGTGGACGTGGCGGCGAAGCTGGCCGCGAGCCTCGGCCTGGAGGAGTCCGAGTCGCACCGCATGTTCCAGGACTGGCCGTGCCAGTTTCGCATCAACAGGTACAAGTACACGCCGGACACCGTGGGGGAGACCGGCGTGCAGGTCCACACGGACTCCGGCTTCCTCACGGTGCTCCACGAGGACGACCGCGTCGGCGGCCTCGAGGTGGCGGACCCGGACACCGGCGAGTTCGCGCCCGTGGACCCGGTCCCAGGCACCTTCCTCGTCAACCTCGGCGACGTCGCCACGGTACAGTACAGTGCGATGCCTCCATCTTCTGGCCTCCCTACGTCTCCCACGTTTGACTTCGTCTCTTGTGTGTCTGTCTGTGTAGCGTAGGCGTGGAGCAACGGGGCGCTGCACAACGTGAGGCACCGCGTGCAGTGCGTGGCGGCCGTGCCGCGCGTCTCCATCGCGCTCTTCTTGCTGGCGCCCAAAGACGACGTGGTCCGCGCGCCGGACGCCTTTGTCGGCGCCGGCAGCCACCGCCTCTTCAGGACATTCGGCTACGACGACTACCGCCGGCTCCGGCAGTCCACCGGGGAGCATGCCGGCGAGGCCCTGGCGCGGTTGGCCGCGTGATACACCAACTTTATTAAATTCGAGCTCTAATGGTCAAATGCGGATGTTATAGTAGCAATGAAAAAAATAGCGCACTAGTACAAAAAATAGCGTGGCTCTGAAAATATGCTATTAGCGTactatagcgtgctattagcgagGCATTGTACATTAATTTATTTAACGAGACAGTTCCTAATATATTATTGCGTGCTATTAACGGTATTATAGCGTGCTATTTTTTTTCAGGGTATAGTAATAATAATACTACACTAGGCTGggtgctttttttttctttccgcAAAAAAAGGCTGGGTGCTTTTTCGATGGCGGTACTCTCATGTTTAAAAGTTTGCACCGGTTTTACATCATCTGAATTTTCTGATGCCCAAAAAACCTTCTCGCTCCTGCCCTAAAATCATTTTCCGACACCAACCTTATGATGGATTATCGTTTGGCTTAGGCCTATATAAGACAATAATCCTTGATTAATCTCTAAGGCCATGTATGTGTACCGTAAGTGGTGGGAAGCGTGGAAAGTTTAGTACCATACTGCTACAGTAGGAAGAGTGAGACCTCTTTATAAAGACTGCTCTACCACTTGCTATTGGGAGCTTAGGAATAGGAGCTGTACAcgcacgctcctcctccgccgcccgtccGCCTCGCCACGACGCACACGTgctgcgggttgcgggaatgagccgagacgAAGCTTATTATCGATCAGGAATGGTTAACTAATATCAGATTAATTAACGAGTCGCTTACGGAAGTGCCACTGTCCGAGACGTTGGACCGTGGTCTGTTCGCTATCCGACGGGCTATATAAGAAGGCCCTGGCTAGTGGAGCGAACCCTCGCTTCCGGCGATCCCATCCCGATGACCGCGTGCAcggttggtcgggagagcaggtaCCTCTGGAACCCTGCCGTTCGAGATCTTGCCCGGGAGAACGGCAATACGGTTTTTGGGGAGCATCACGACacgactgctcccgatccgtcccaGTCTTCgtccgcctctgcttccactacttcctctacatcgactCCATGTCCGACAACGAAGTCGGCAAGAAGAAGGCCTTGGCTGATGCCGAGGCTGCTACTaccgccgccgcgttggcctggccagCCGAAGGGTATGACTCAGTTAATCCCCTATCCGCTCGTTCATGTGCTGGATGTATATACGTTGTTCATAGATGTTTCGTTTCTATGTACTATACGTGCTCACATGTTTAGGTATCGGTATGAGATGCATACCATATTTGCCATGCTAATTATTTACTCGTGGATTAGATTAGTCGGGAAAGTGCTaacatttccaacaatccaaaaaccttattttatGCATTTTTCGACTCATGGCTTCATCGCTACTCTAGAACCGAAAAAGTTTACTGGGAcacattttaagcgttggcagaccagGACCACCTTGTGGTTCACAacaatgaacgtgttctgggttgaTGGTGTGTCTCCCATGGTAAcagttgctcctgaacaggaggagGCAACCACCATCTTTGTGGGAGCCGTTCTTACTGTGGTCGGTGACAAGCTTGTGGACACGTATCTCCATATGTGTGTTGCCAACAACTCGTGGGATGCGCTCGAAGCTAAGTTCGGCGCAACCGATGTTGGGAGCGAGCTGTATGCTatggagcagttccacgattacaaaatGGTTGATAGCCGTTCTGTATTGGACCAGGCCCATGAGATACAGTGCATCGCTAAGGAgctggagctcctgaagtgtgagttaTCGGACAAGTTTGCCGCGGGTTGCATTATTGCACAACTCCCTCctgcatggaggaactttgctacttctctcaaacacttgagacgtgaattctctgtagaggatgtcattggccatgtaAGTGTTGAGCAAAACTCGAGAGCAAAGGACTCACACGTGAAAGGGGCAGAGGATTCTTCTAGCACCAATGTGGTAcagaagaatttcaacaagttcaagggaaagaactttGTCCAGCAGAATACtatctttaagaagaagggtaagaagaaagacaaaaggagagatggctgctttacttgtaGTTCAGGGGAacattgggcaaacaagtgcccaaacaagtacaagaagccaggacaggacccAAGTTTGTCAACGTCACTCTAAGCAACAatcatggggcatctgggtatggtaatctgtttaccgtac is drawn from Triticum dicoccoides isolate Atlit2015 ecotype Zavitan chromosome 6B, WEW_v2.0, whole genome shotgun sequence and contains these coding sequences:
- the LOC119320219 gene encoding 2-oxoglutarate-dependent dioxygenase DAO-like encodes the protein MAGIPVIDLLLAPAAPEEAARLRDAAQRLGCFRVAGHGVPRALQDDMKAAVRALFDLPDDAKRCNADVISGSGYVAPTATNPLYEAFGLYDAASRADVDAFCASLHAPPHIRETIRRYAEKTHELIVDVAAKLAASLGLEESESHRMFQDWPCQFRINRYKYTPDTVGETGVQVHTDSGFLTVLHEDDRVGGLEVADPDTGEFAPVDPVPGTFLVNLGDVATAWSNGALHNVRHRVQCVAAVPRVSIALFLLAPKDDVVRAPDAFVGAGSHRLFRTFGYDDYRRLRQSTGEHAGEALARLAA